The genomic segment TTTTGATTGAACTTTTTGTTCTGAACTCTTTTGAACTCCAAGCTCTTCGCACCGAAATTGATTAGCAAACCGATTTCAAGGTCGTATGCTTCCAAATAATTGATGGCTTGTGCCAAATGCACGTCTTCCAATTTGATAATGGCTTTCAACTCTACCGAAACTATGCCTTCCACTAAAAAATCAACCCTGCGTGTGCCTATCTGCTGATTTTTGTAATATACCGGCATTTCGTGTTCCCTGCTGAAAGCCAATCCTTCATCTGCCATCTCAATTTCCAATGCCCGCTGATAGATAACTTCCTGAAATCCATTACCCAATGCAGAATGAACACGCATGGCACAACCAATTATCTTGGCAGTCAAGTCTGAATATTTATGCTCGCTTTTAATCATAGTCTGGACTGTGATTTTTGTGATTATTTGATTTTCCTGATTTTTCTTCTGCCTCATCAAAGTCATCACCTACATCAAATGAATCAAGGTTCAGACATATTTTCCCGCTCATTAACTTGGGCAGTAGCGTGTCACGGGTTTGGGTTAAGGATTGGATTTGCAATGAGTTGTATTTTATTTTTTCAAAAATTGGTTTGACAATCTCATCAAAATATTTAACTATTTTTTCGTTACCAATAAAAGTATTTAAGTCCATAATATGTCTTGGATAAATATGCGGTTGTGCGCTTCCTTCTTGGCTATCATAAATATTTTTTTGATTATATTTCAAAAATAAATAGCAATAATATACAAATGGATAGACTGTATTATCAATAAAACACGAATCAGAAGACCAAACTTTTGTTTGATACAACCTAACAAACCCTGCATTTGCACCCGAGCTACTGATTGTAACAACAGGTTCATTTGTATTAGATTCATTATGAAAACAAGAAGGTTCTAAACCACCTGCAACAACTGGAAAATCTCCTTCAATTGCTTGTGTTTTTGTAATATTTTTACCCTTCTTAGGTTGTAATACTTCCCCCAATTTCCCCATTCTCCACCCCTTCGGCAATCCATTGTCTGAACCTTGATTTTTTTGATTAGATGATTTTCCTGATTTCTTATTATCACAGCCATCAGGCAAATCATCAGAATCATAGTTCAGACTGTTTGGGAAGTTGAAATTGACAAACCACTCTTTGAAAATGGCTTGTGCCATCGCTTCCAAAGTTTGGTTCATTTGCAGGTTGAGTTCTATTTTGTCGTCAAGGGAAGAAAGGATTTGGGCGATTTGGCGTTGGGTGGGTAGGTCGGGCAAACTGATTTCAACCTTATTTAACACTTCAGTTGTTAAACTTGGAACGGCTGAACCAACATTCATTGAAGCTAAATCCATTGACTTCAATAAGTAATACAAATACTTTCCGTGAACACCATTTTTGATTTTGGTGTAAAACATTGTATCAACAGACCAAAACGGCTTATCAAGATAAAAAAGATTGCTCAAAGTGCCTTTTCGTGGAATCAGAATGCTTTCCTTGTCATACAAATGCGTTTCAGCATAACGCATAATCCCGCCCGAACCATAAACAGGAAACTCACCATCTGCTAAATGCTTATGGTCTTTACCGTATTTAATCTCGACAAGTTCACTTAACTTATATGTTTTCCATTCGCTCATTTGTCTGCACTATGATTTTTGTGATTATTTAGATTGCCTTGATTNNNNNNNNNNNNNNNNNNNNNNNNNNNNNNNNNNNNNNNNNNNNNNNNNNNNNNNNNNNNNNNNNNNNNNNNNNNNNNNNNNNNNNNNNNNNNNNNNNNNNNNNNNNNNNNNNNNNNNNNNNNNNNNNNNNNNNNNNNNNNNNNNNNNNNNNNNNNNNNNNNNNNNNNNNNNNNNNNNNNNNNNNNNNNNNNNNNNNNNNNNNNNNNNNNNNNNNNNNNNNNNNNNNNNNNNNNNNNNNNNNNNNNNNNNNNNNNNNNNNNNNNNNNNNNNNNNNNNNNNNNNNNNNNNNNNNNNNNNNNNNNNNNNNNNNNNNNNNNNNNNNNNNNNNNNNNNNNNNNNNNNNNNNNNNNNNNNNNNNNNNNNNNNNNNNNNNNNNNNNNNNNNNNNNNNNNNNNNNNNNNNNNNNNNNNNNNNNNNNNNNNNNNNNNNNNNNNNNNNNNNNNNNNNNNNNNNNNNNNNNNNNNNNNNNNNNNNNNNNNNNNNNNNNNNNNNNNNNNNNNNNNNNNNNNNNNNNNNNNNNNNNNNNNNNNNNNNNNNNNNNNNNNNNNNNNNNNNNNNNNNNNNNNNNNNNNNNNNNNNNNNNNNNNNNNNNNNNNNNNNNNNNNNNNNCAAATCAAAAAAATCAAGGTTCAGATGCTTATATGTTTTCCAATTGCTCATTTGTCTGCACGATGATTTTTGTGATTATTTAGATTGCCTTGATTTTCTGTATCCTGTTCATCAGGCAAATCAAAAGCATCAAGGTTCAGACGCTTATATGTTTTCCAATTGCTCATATCAGGAAGCTAATTTGAGTTTACGGATATTGTCTGGATTGTGGCGTTGGCTCCAAAGAATGTGCTTCGCTCCCTTGCTTTCTAAGGCAGACAGGTATTCATCATTCACTTCACGGTCAATGTCGTTGATTACCGCTAAACCGATTATTTCCTTTTGCGTCTGTTGTTCACGTACTTTTTTAATGTCATCCCAAGTAAACAGAAAGTGCGGCAGATTCATTTTATTTACCGAGTTGAAAGATTTAATCACAATCTCGGTGTTTCGGTAGGCAATCTGAAAATCAAACGTAAATTCAAGTCCTGTGCTCCCTTTGGAAATAAAGTAAGGCGTATAAATCAGTTCCTGTTCGTCTAAATAGGCTTTTACATCTTCCCTAAAAACAGAAGCCACCGTATGTTTTGCCAAATAGTACATATCGGCAGTTTCTGAAATGGCAGAAATCAGGTTTAGCTTCTTTTGCGGAAAATCTCGTTCGGTTGCTTCGGTAGTTAGTTCATCATTGCTGATACGTACCCCATAGTTGATAAGAATGCGGTCGAGTATTTCTTTTCGCTTGGGCGAACGGGTGATTTCAAGTCCGATCAATTCCAAATTCCTGAGCGTATTGCCATCATCCGATAGAATGATTTTGTTGCCTTCTTTTTTGGCATAGATGTCCACCGTGTCGTTGAACAATCCAACGAACGGGGTACTTATTTCTACCCAATCAGACGAATTACTGGCGGTCACCAAAGTTTTCTCCTTCAGGAAAGCGTAGTAATCGTTCATTAAACTATTTATCCAATTCATAATATTCTCATTTGATGGTTGAAACGAATGGCAGTTTTCAGGTTGATTTTCTGAAAGAACGCATTGAGCGTTTTGGTATAATCTTCCCTGCCATTCAATTCTTTCACGGGGAAATCGTCCAATTCCAAAGGAATTGCCCAAGCCAAAGGTCTGTATCCGTCCACCACATAATGGATATGCCCTGCGTAATCATCCAACCATTGTCCTGCAAAAGGTCTGAACTTTTCAGGTACAGTATCCAAAATACCAACGGGGTTCAGGTGCCTTGAATAATAATCTACCCTAAGCAATCCGTTTTGTGTGCTGTTGTCCTGATGGTGCAAACTAATTTTCAACGATTTCTTTTCGCTTTCTTTGATGTCAATCAACAAATTTTGGTCTAAATCATCAGGTGCGGAAAGCGTCAGGCGAAAACTCATTGGATATTGAATGTCCAAAAAATAGCTTTCTACTGTGTCACCATTTTGCACCACATACTTATCAAGTCCAAGAAGGTATTCAGCTAATTCTACGGTCATACTTCTATGGTTTTATGTGGTGTAATTTCAAATCCAATCTTTTTCAGGTTTTGGACTATCGCTTCGTCCAACTCCTGCGCCTTTTGCATTTGTGCTGAAAGGGTAGCCGTGAGCATTCGCATTTTCTCTTCAAAT from the Eisenibacter elegans DSM 3317 genome contains:
- a CDS encoding DUF1828 domain-containing protein, which produces MNWINSLMNDYYAFLKEKTLVTASNSSDWVEISTPFVGLFNDTVDIYAKKEGNKIILSDDGNTLRNLELIGLEITRSPKRKEILDRILINYGVRISNDELTTEATERDFPQKKLNLISAISETADMYYLAKHTVASVFREDVKAYLDEQELIYTPYFISKGSTGLEFTFDFQIAYRNTEIVIKSFNSVNKMNLPHFLFTWDDIKKVREQQTQKEIIGLAVINDIDREVNDEYLSALESKGAKHILWSQRHNPDNIRKLKLAS
- a CDS encoding restriction endonuclease subunit S: MSEWKTYKLSELVEIKYGKDHKHLADGEFPVYGSGGIMRYAETHLYDKESILIPRKGTLSNLFYLDKPFWSVDTMFYTKIKNGVHGKYLYYLLKSMDLASMNVGSAVPSLTTEVLNKVEISLPDLPTQRQIAQILSSLDDKIELNLQMNQTLEAMAQAIFKEWFVNFNFPNSLNYDSDDLPDGCDNKKSGKSSNQKNQGSDNGLPKGWRMGKLGEVLQPKKGKNITKTQAIEGDFPVVAGGLEPSCFHNESNTNEPVVTISSSGANAGFVRLYQTKVWSSDSCFIDNTVYPFVYYCYLFLKYNQKNIYDSQEGSAQPHIYPRHIMDLNTFIGNEKIVKYFDEIVKPIFEKIKYNSLQIQSLTQTRDTLLPKLMSGKICLNLDSFDVGDDFDEAEEKSGKSNNHKNHSPDYD
- a CDS encoding GxxExxY protein, whose protein sequence is MIKSEHKYSDLTAKIIGCAMRVHSALGNGFQEVIYQRALEIEMADEGLAFSREHEMPVYYKNQQIGTRRVDFLVEGIVSVELKAIIKLEDVHLAQAINYLEAYDLEIGLLINFGAKSLEFKRVQNKKFNQ
- a CDS encoding DUF6978 family protein; translation: MTVELAEYLLGLDKYVVQNGDTVESYFLDIQYPMSFRLTLSAPDDLDQNLLIDIKESEKKSLKISLHHQDNSTQNGLLRVDYYSRHLNPVGILDTVPEKFRPFAGQWLDDYAGHIHYVVDGYRPLAWAIPLELDDFPVKELNGREDYTKTLNAFFQKINLKTAIRFNHQMRIL